A section of the Leptotrichia buccalis C-1013-b genome encodes:
- a CDS encoding XTP/dITP diphosphatase, whose amino-acid sequence MKVFLATKNKGKIKDFEKLTEGINLEVVTILDGLDIPDVVEDGETFEENSQKKAKEIADYTNIVTVSDDSGLCVDALDGGPGVYSARFGGENTSDSEKNQKMLEILKDVKKEDRKAHFVSVVSIAFPNGEIHSFRGEIEGEILFEAQGNNGFGYNPIFYSYELGKSFGQASDEERKSVSHRARAFRKLIASGLLEEK is encoded by the coding sequence ATGAAAGTATTTTTAGCAACAAAGAATAAAGGGAAAATAAAAGATTTTGAGAAACTGACGGAAGGAATAAATTTGGAAGTTGTAACGATTTTGGATGGGCTGGATATTCCTGATGTTGTAGAAGACGGGGAAACTTTTGAGGAAAATTCACAGAAAAAGGCAAAGGAAATTGCAGATTATACGAATATTGTAACTGTTTCGGATGATTCGGGACTTTGTGTGGATGCTCTGGATGGAGGGCCAGGAGTTTATTCGGCAAGATTTGGAGGAGAAAATACATCTGACAGCGAGAAGAATCAGAAAATGCTGGAAATTTTGAAGGATGTGAAAAAAGAGGATAGAAAAGCACATTTTGTGTCTGTCGTGAGTATTGCCTTTCCAAATGGTGAAATTCATTCTTTTCGTGGAGAAATAGAGGGAGAAATTTTATTTGAAGCACAAGGAAATAATGGATTTGGCTACAATCCGATTTTTTATTCGTATGAACTTGGAAAATCGTTTGGGCAAGCAAGTGACGAAGAAAGAAAAAGTGTAAGCCATAGGGCAAGAGCATTTAGAAAACTGATTGCATCAGGGCTTTTGGAAGAAAAATAA